The DNA region CCGCGACAATTGCCCCGCCACGAACGGCAGCAGGAGCTGCACGACGATGTCGAGCGCGGCATTGCCGGAGAACCCGCCATGGCTGGACAGAAGGAAGCCGGCCAGCAACGGCGTCGCGACGATGCCGAGCAGATTGGAGGCGGTCGCCGAGCACAGCGCCGCCGACACATTGCCGTGCGCGATCGAGGTGAAGGCGACCGACGACTGCACGGTCGACGGCAGGATGCAGATCAGGATCACGCCCGCCCACAGCGCCGGCGTCAGCAGATGCGGCGCCAGCGCATGCGCCGCAAGCCCGAGCAGCGGGAACAGGGCAAAAGTCGACAGGAAGATCACGAGATGCAGTTTCCAGTGCCGGGCACCGACCAGCGCCTCCGTCGTCGACAGCCTGGCGCCGTGGAGGAAGAACAGCAGCGCGATCGCGGCATCAGTGGCGTAGCCGCCGATCACGGTGCCCTGCCCGTGCAGCGGCAGCAGGGTGGCGAGGCCGACCATGCCGACGATGGCGGC from Bradyrhizobium sp. B124 includes:
- a CDS encoding bile acid:sodium symporter family protein, yielding MTISRLRSFVPVDPYIAAIVGMVGLATLLPLHGQGTVIGGYATDAAIALLFFLHGARLSTTEALVGARHWKLHLVIFLSTFALFPLLGLAAHALAPHLLTPALWAGVILICILPSTVQSSVAFTSIAHGNVSAALCSATASNLLGIVATPLLAGFLLSSHGGFSGNAALDIVVQLLLPFVAGQLSRPLIGRWVERHHAMLGLVDRGSILLIVYTAFSDGVSHGIWHQVNATQMAIVLGLDALLLAVVLLITNFGSKLLGFSRADRIAIMFCGSKKSLASGLPMASVLLAGQSVGLIVLPLMLFHQIQLMTCAALARRYAGGEEATSHDAVRVLVETH